A genomic region of Podarcis raffonei isolate rPodRaf1 chromosome 13, rPodRaf1.pri, whole genome shotgun sequence contains the following coding sequences:
- the LOC128400171 gene encoding asialoglycoprotein receptor 1-like has product MSQDYRDLTAVDVEDDDDEIQLRKASQKLSPGLSWRQRICPSRRLVLILLGVSAILTIAIIVFGAKGSQRSSQLSGMRDTLTSLNQSVGDGIVSLQEKGTDTAAKITQLEAKVKKLTEEAEAAKTRLLSQMTTLQRNFRGMNCDLQNFKNNRTEACCPKGWDLFRKSCYWESRLGKPWEEAKADCEARDAHLVIINSYEEQRFVAVRVRPHFMWIGLSDATGSWKWVDGTPYTVRRSDWAPGQPDNWYGHGLGGGEDCAHLHHDGRWNDDHCSRNYGWVCEMEAVD; this is encoded by the exons ATGAGTCAGGACTACCGAGATCTCACAGCTGTGGACGTGGAGGATGACGATGACGAAATACAGCTCCGAAAAG CCTCCCAGAAACTCTCCCCGGGCCTATCATGGAGGCAACGAATCTGCCCCAGCCGTCGCCTGGTCCTGATCCTGCTGGGAGTGAGCGCCATCCTCACCATCGCAATCATTGTCTTTGGAGCCAAAG GCAGTCAACGCAGCTCTCAGCTATCGGGAATGCGCGATACGCTCACGAGCCtgaatcaaagtgttggtgatgggATCGTCTCCCTCCAAGAGAAGG GGACGGACACGGCCGCGAAGATCACGCAGCTGGAGGCAAAGGTGAAAAAGCTGAcggaggaagcagaagcag CCAAGACCCGACTCCTGTCCCAGATGACAACCTTGCAAAGGAATTTTAGAGGCATGAATTGCGACTTGCAGAACTTCAAAAACAACCGGACAG AGGCCTGCTGCCCCAAAGGATGGGACCTTTTTCGGAAAAGCTGTTACTGGGAGTCCCGACTCGGGAAGCCCTGGGAGGAAGCCAAGGCTGACTGCGAAGCCCGAGACGCCCACCTGGTGATCATCAACTCCTATGAGGAACAG CGATTTGTGGCCGTCCGTGTGCGCCCCCACTTTATGTGGATCGGCTTGAGTGACGCTACCGGGAGCTGGAAGTGGGTGGACGGAACACCCTACACCGTTCGCCGATC GGACTGGGCGCCAGGGCAACCAGATAACTGGTACGGCCACGGACTTGGGGGAGGAGAGGATTGCGCCCACCTCCATCACGACGGCAGGTGGAACGACGACCACTGCTCTCGCAACTACGGCTGGGTCTGCGAGATGGAGGCAGTGGATTAA